One genomic region from Spirulina subsalsa PCC 9445 encodes:
- a CDS encoding metallophosphoesterase family protein → MKIAVLSCIHGNYEALNAVLSDLDQHKAEKIYCLGDLVGYGPYPNAVVEMIRSLDIPTCQGCWDEDIVEGLNACECSYPSLLAEQRGKLAHEWTNERIYPEVREYLAQLPLTLREGDLCFTHGSPQNQHEYLLPEMNAFAALERVLSTGANILFCGHTHVPYIRTLEAGSIRLRVQSEGESAEETVVNTPLRRIVNVGSVGEPRHGRPNATYVLYDTITDHVELREVEYDYQKTCAAIIEQGLPPIFAWRLARGLEFAERADDPSHICER, encoded by the coding sequence ATGAAAATTGCAGTTCTCTCTTGTATTCACGGCAACTACGAAGCTCTCAACGCCGTATTATCGGATTTAGACCAGCACAAAGCCGAAAAAATCTACTGTTTAGGGGATTTAGTGGGCTATGGCCCCTATCCGAACGCCGTAGTAGAAATGATCCGCTCCCTAGATATTCCCACCTGCCAAGGCTGTTGGGATGAGGATATTGTAGAAGGATTGAATGCTTGTGAGTGTAGCTATCCCTCCCTATTGGCTGAACAACGGGGTAAACTCGCCCATGAATGGACGAATGAGCGCATCTATCCTGAAGTGCGGGAATATCTCGCCCAACTCCCCCTAACGTTGCGCGAGGGAGACTTATGTTTTACTCACGGCAGTCCCCAAAACCAACATGAGTATCTTTTACCGGAAATGAATGCCTTTGCGGCCTTAGAGCGTGTGCTATCAACGGGGGCGAATATCCTGTTTTGTGGTCATACCCATGTTCCCTATATTCGCACCTTAGAAGCGGGATCTATTCGCTTGCGAGTGCAATCTGAGGGGGAAAGTGCAGAGGAAACGGTGGTTAATACTCCCCTGCGACGGATTGTGAATGTGGGGTCAGTGGGAGAACCGCGTCATGGGCGCCCTAATGCCACTTATGTCCTCTATGACACTATAACGGATCACGTCGAGTTAAGAGAAGTGGAGTATGACTATCAAAAAACCTGCGCGGCTATTATTGAACAAGGTTTACCGCCGATTTTTGCTTGGCGTTTAGCGCGGGGATTGGAGTTTGCCGAACGGGCCGATGATCCCAGTCATATTTGCGAACGTTAG
- a CDS encoding metallophosphatase, translating into MMWAILTGIEGNLAAYEAVLRHLKRQSVEIEALYILGDVLGLQGPVEALLERLQSPQGGEPTPQICAGFWEDQYLQMQGWGGGQPEAALSRYGTDVLMALQERVPRSCLDWLRSLPFGFFELDCLLVHGSSVSVTDELSPQTPPWQLLDYLVRVDANFLFCGRLGQFFRVELQNSQLSAQVTTLDQPLIEQKATSSPRQIIGVGSVGRVSGIAHSLLFSPTTGQICPQTVEYTPKPISP; encoded by the coding sequence ATGATGTGGGCAATTTTAACTGGGATTGAGGGCAATTTAGCGGCCTATGAGGCGGTTTTACGGCATCTGAAGCGGCAATCGGTGGAGATTGAAGCCCTGTATATTCTGGGGGATGTACTGGGCTTACAGGGGCCTGTGGAGGCTCTTCTAGAGCGTTTACAGTCGCCCCAAGGGGGGGAACCCACGCCCCAAATTTGTGCAGGTTTTTGGGAGGATCAGTATCTTCAGATGCAGGGGTGGGGGGGTGGACAACCGGAAGCGGCTTTGAGTCGCTATGGGACTGATGTTCTGATGGCGTTACAGGAAAGGGTGCCTCGGTCTTGTTTGGATTGGTTGCGATCGCTCCCCTTTGGCTTTTTTGAACTAGATTGCTTACTCGTCCACGGCAGCAGCGTTAGCGTTACCGATGAACTTTCCCCCCAAACCCCCCCTTGGCAGTTACTGGATTATTTGGTGCGAGTCGATGCGAATTTCCTCTTTTGTGGTCGTCTAGGTCAGTTTTTTAGGGTAGAACTCCAAAATAGTCAACTCTCCGCCCAAGTCACTACTTTAGATCAACCCCTCATTGAACAAAAAGCCACCTCTTCCCCCCGTCAGATTATCGGAGTGGGAAGCGTGGGACGGGTTTCAGGAATAGCTCATTCTTTGTTGTTCAGTCCCACCACAGGACAGATTTGCCCTCAAACCGTAGAGTACACGCCCAAGCCGATCTCTCCCTGA
- a CDS encoding type II toxin-antitoxin system VapC family toxin gives MYILDTDHLSLIQRNGEPGQRILAKIATIETIQMAVTVITYEEQIRGRLNFLSQAKTVEQQIIAYEGLQKTAKDYCFIPILPFDYPAALEHQRLRKAYPRLGNMDLKIAAIALVQNATLLTCNESDFGIIQELSSENWSIKDG, from the coding sequence ATGTATATTCTCGATACTGATCATCTGAGTCTGATTCAACGTAATGGTGAACCCGGTCAACGGATTCTGGCGAAAATAGCCACCATTGAGACTATTCAAATGGCCGTCACCGTCATCACTTATGAAGAACAAATCAGAGGTAGACTTAATTTTCTCTCCCAAGCGAAAACAGTTGAGCAACAAATCATCGCTTATGAAGGACTGCAAAAAACAGCAAAGGACTATTGTTTCATTCCTATTTTGCCTTTTGATTATCCCGCCGCATTGGAGCATCAACGCCTCCGCAAGGCCTACCCTCGTTTGGGCAATATGGACTTGAAAATTGCTGCCATTGCTCTGGTTCAAAATGCCACCCTTCTCACTTGCAACGAATCTGATTTCGGTATTATCCAAGAACTCTCTAGCGAAAATTGGTCAATCAAGGATGGTTAA
- a CDS encoding sugar transferase codes for MTSKIPEDAFSVVSVHGIITVKIPPRLSILEAVAFTTTCQGLVQQEPPPQKIQLDCGDTHFIDSSGVGALVKVLKTCREQSVVLSLQGVHPSVKTVLEMTGLHEVLTIDSYLERPVEASKQRADNRPPETHPSVRSPIKRLIDIVGSLVGLGITALLFIPIAIAIKRDSPGPIFFGQVRCGWLGRRFRIWKFRSMCSDAEAMKNRVKNEASGAFFKNENDFRVTKVGRFLRRTSLDELPQFWNVLRGEMSLVGTRPPTPDEVERYQVPEWQRLDVKPGMTGEWQVNGRSKIRNFEDVIQLDLRYQRNWSLLYDIQLILKTILILFRKNSGAV; via the coding sequence ATGACCAGCAAAATCCCAGAGGATGCGTTCTCGGTGGTTTCCGTCCACGGAATCATCACCGTTAAAATCCCACCCCGTCTCAGTATTCTAGAAGCGGTGGCCTTTACCACGACTTGTCAAGGTTTGGTGCAACAAGAACCTCCTCCCCAAAAAATTCAACTCGATTGTGGCGACACCCATTTTATTGATAGTAGCGGGGTGGGGGCTTTGGTCAAAGTGCTGAAGACCTGCCGCGAACAAAGTGTAGTGTTAAGTTTACAAGGGGTTCATCCGTCGGTGAAGACGGTGTTAGAAATGACGGGACTCCATGAAGTTTTAACTATTGATTCCTATTTAGAACGCCCCGTCGAGGCCTCGAAACAACGGGCAGATAACCGTCCCCCGGAAACTCATCCCTCGGTGCGATCGCCCATAAAACGCTTGATTGATATTGTGGGGAGTCTAGTCGGACTAGGGATTACAGCCCTTTTGTTTATTCCCATTGCGATCGCCATTAAACGAGATAGTCCCGGTCCGATCTTCTTTGGTCAAGTGCGCTGTGGGTGGTTAGGCCGTCGTTTTCGCATCTGGAAATTTCGTTCCATGTGTAGTGATGCGGAAGCTATGAAAAATCGAGTGAAGAATGAAGCATCAGGGGCATTTTTCAAAAACGAGAATGATTTTCGGGTAACGAAGGTCGGGCGCTTTTTAAGACGAACCAGCTTAGATGAACTTCCCCAATTTTGGAACGTCTTAAGAGGAGAAATGAGTTTAGTCGGAACTCGCCCCCCCACCCCCGATGAGGTGGAACGCTATCAAGTTCCTGAATGGCAACGTCTGGACGTGAAACCGGGAATGACAGGGGAATGGCAGGTGAACGGACGCTCCAAAATTCGCAATTTTGAGGACGTGATTCAACTTGACCTGCGCTATCAACGCAACTGGAGTCTACTCTATGACATTCAATTGATTTTAAAAACCATTCTGATTTTATTTCGTAAGAATAGTGGTGCAGTTTAA
- a CDS encoding ATP-binding protein, whose translation MQKEHPIQQLHLRFNTDLQELARLLSQLELLLCPYLPEEIFWQCQTAIAEGFTNAVRHAHHNLPPTTPIDLEVKVLRHSVEIQLWDCGAPFDLAGKLAQIRQNPEDWTQDHGRGLCWMAEFMDELRYIRVLGQKNEPYPERNCLIMRRQWRGRG comes from the coding sequence GTGCAGAAAGAACACCCCATTCAACAATTACATCTCCGTTTTAATACAGATTTGCAGGAATTAGCCCGCTTATTGTCCCAGTTGGAACTCCTGCTCTGTCCCTATTTGCCGGAGGAGATTTTCTGGCAATGTCAAACGGCGATCGCAGAAGGATTTACCAATGCCGTTCGCCATGCTCATCATAATCTACCCCCCACCACCCCCATTGATTTAGAGGTTAAGGTGTTACGGCACAGTGTAGAAATCCAGCTTTGGGACTGTGGCGCTCCCTTTGATTTGGCTGGGAAACTTGCCCAAATTCGCCAAAATCCCGAAGATTGGACCCAAGATCATGGACGGGGATTGTGTTGGATGGCGGAGTTCATGGATGAGTTGCGCTACATTCGCGTTCTGGGTCAAAAAAATGAACCCTATCCTGAACGGAATTGTCTCATCATGCGTCGTCAGTGGAGGGGTAGGGGGTAG
- a CDS encoding urease accessory protein UreD, which yields MRSPWHGKLHLIYHFQGGRTQLKYQHNQAPLKVQRPFYPEGGQICHTVALHTAGGIVGGDQLTQRVELQPDSQVLMTTAAAQKIYGSLGETATQCLEVELGRGAYLEWLPQESIVFEGAEYRQELRVNLDWGARFCGWEITRFGRTARGERFLRGNWRSRTEIWQGGKPLWIDRQWLPGSLETVESPHALAGCPIMGSFLWLGSPITSEHWVALRHLCPPAPHSEIGLTQTQNQGLYCRYRGRSTQEVKSAFIRLWHHLRGLSEDSGEQMQRRPLIPRVWGIGNG from the coding sequence ATGCGATCGCCTTGGCACGGGAAACTACATTTGATCTACCATTTTCAGGGGGGTAGAACCCAACTGAAATATCAACACAATCAAGCCCCTCTGAAGGTACAACGCCCGTTTTACCCGGAAGGGGGTCAAATTTGCCATACGGTGGCGTTACACACGGCTGGGGGCATTGTGGGGGGGGATCAACTGACCCAACGGGTGGAGTTACAGCCCGACAGTCAGGTGTTAATGACGACGGCGGCCGCGCAGAAAATCTATGGGAGTTTGGGGGAAACAGCCACCCAGTGCCTTGAGGTTGAGCTTGGACGGGGGGCTTATTTAGAATGGTTGCCCCAGGAAAGTATTGTCTTTGAGGGGGCAGAATATCGTCAGGAATTGCGGGTAAATTTGGATTGGGGGGCCAGGTTTTGCGGTTGGGAAATTACCCGTTTTGGACGGACAGCACGGGGGGAACGTTTTTTGCGGGGGAATTGGCGATCGCGCACAGAAATCTGGCAAGGGGGAAAACCCCTCTGGATTGACCGCCAATGGCTTCCTGGCAGTCTTGAAACGGTAGAAAGTCCCCACGCTTTAGCAGGATGTCCCATTATGGGGAGTTTCTTGTGGCTGGGGAGTCCTATTACCTCAGAACATTGGGTCGCCCTACGTCATCTTTGCCCCCCCGCCCCCCACAGTGAAATCGGCCTCACCCAAACCCAAAATCAAGGCCTCTACTGCCGTTATCGGGGTCGATCGACTCAGGAGGTCAAAAGTGCATTTATTCGCCTCTGGCACCATTTACGAGGCCTCTCAGAGGACTCTGGGGAGCAGATGCAGCGTCGCCCCCTCATTCCTCGTGTCTGGGGAATCGGGAATGGGTAA
- a CDS encoding rhodanese-like domain-containing protein — protein MTNIQNRLRNLDPATLYEALEQDKIYLIDVREPSEFAGERIQGAVRVSLSSFEADRIPQDAQKQLVLYCQSGNRSSQAAQKLFMAGFEKVSHLEGGLNNWKQQGYPTFINKKAPISIMRQVQIIAGSLVLTGTILGALVSPWFLLLSGFVGAGLTFAGVTGTCAMARILSQLPYNRV, from the coding sequence ATGACTAACATCCAAAATCGTTTACGGAATTTAGACCCCGCCACCTTATACGAGGCGTTAGAACAAGATAAAATCTATCTCATTGATGTGCGGGAACCGTCAGAATTTGCTGGGGAACGGATTCAGGGAGCAGTACGAGTCTCTTTATCTAGTTTTGAGGCCGATCGTATCCCCCAAGATGCTCAAAAACAATTAGTTTTGTATTGTCAAAGTGGCAACCGTTCCAGTCAAGCCGCCCAAAAACTTTTTATGGCTGGGTTTGAAAAGGTGAGTCATCTTGAAGGGGGACTAAACAACTGGAAACAACAAGGTTATCCCACCTTTATTAACAAAAAAGCGCCTATTAGTATCATGCGGCAAGTACAAATTATTGCCGGATCTCTCGTGCTAACGGGAACAATTTTAGGTGCTTTAGTTTCCCCCTGGTTTTTGTTGCTCAGTGGGTTTGTGGGAGCGGGATTAACCTTTGCTGGAGTTACTGGGACTTGTGCGATGGCACGAATCCTGTCTCAACTTCCTTATAATCGTGTCTAG
- a CDS encoding DUF3122 domain-containing protein, which yields MFKGFLSLNCRFSAIKGQLKRLFWLGCILLLSLVMVGQPAIAEIRQLPESADQMLYQSRQTLQDQNGKTWQVVLFKRVKPDQPSLTHLRLVGFPGITVTHPQPLVLRAGSEEFSASDDFAEQSPSPNVGQYNLTEIIPQLPGVNFLRLDVPTLEQPVELRVPFFALQEWKELNQR from the coding sequence ATGTTTAAAGGGTTTTTATCTCTTAATTGCCGATTTAGTGCAATAAAAGGGCAATTGAAACGGCTTTTTTGGCTGGGGTGCATCCTGTTGTTAAGTCTGGTGATGGTGGGGCAACCTGCGATCGCCGAGATCCGCCAACTGCCCGAAAGTGCCGATCAGATGCTCTACCAATCTCGGCAAACCTTGCAAGATCAAAACGGCAAAACATGGCAAGTCGTGCTGTTTAAACGAGTGAAACCCGATCAACCCAGCTTAACTCACCTGCGTTTAGTGGGATTCCCCGGCATTACCGTCACTCATCCCCAGCCCCTAGTATTGCGTGCCGGGTCCGAAGAATTCAGCGCCAGTGATGATTTTGCCGAACAATCTCCCTCCCCCAACGTTGGACAGTATAACTTAACCGAAATTATCCCCCAACTGCCCGGGGTGAACTTCCTCCGTCTCGATGTTCCCACCCTTGAACAACCCGTAGAATTGCGTGTTCCCTTCTTCGCGTTGCAAGAGTGGAAAGAACTCAACCAACGTTAA
- a CDS encoding Tll0287-like domain-containing protein — MRFLPSALILGLILCLFCGFSFPKVAQADILPENLAKVVQEIEYLDQMRSGLASTLEGRSEEPTPQTMQEVCKPVGMRAKQLSQENGWQVKQMASKYRNREHKPDSPQAVQALNRFSEDPELLAFWQKDTVKGQEGMHYFRRINVEASCLACHGAKENRPKFVQEKYPQDLAFDFQVGDLRGMYSVFVPEVQQALQQALTE; from the coding sequence ATGCGCTTTCTCCCTTCTGCCCTCATCTTAGGTTTGATTTTATGCCTTTTCTGCGGGTTCAGTTTCCCCAAGGTAGCCCAGGCCGATATTCTCCCCGAAAACTTGGCCAAAGTCGTCCAAGAAATTGAATATTTAGATCAAATGCGTTCCGGACTGGCATCCACCCTCGAAGGTCGTAGCGAGGAGCCCACCCCCCAAACCATGCAGGAAGTCTGTAAACCTGTGGGGATGCGGGCTAAACAGTTGAGTCAAGAAAATGGCTGGCAAGTGAAGCAAATGGCCAGTAAATACCGCAATCGGGAGCATAAACCCGACTCCCCCCAAGCGGTGCAAGCCTTAAACCGTTTTAGTGAAGATCCCGAATTATTGGCTTTTTGGCAAAAAGACACCGTAAAAGGTCAGGAGGGAATGCACTATTTCCGACGGATTAATGTGGAGGCCAGTTGTTTAGCCTGTCATGGGGCAAAAGAGAACCGACCCAAATTTGTCCAGGAAAAGTACCCCCAAGACTTAGCCTTTGATTTCCAAGTTGGCGACTTGCGCGGGATGTATTCCGTCTTTGTGCCGGAAGTGCAACAGGCCTTACAACAAGCTTTAACGGAGTAA
- a CDS encoding MBL fold metallo-hydrolase: MLFRQLFDPETSTYTYLIADLETKEAILVDPVLEQVDRDLQLIQELGLTLRYCLETHIHADHITGTGKLRDLTGCQGIVPEQAVAACANRHIKDGEVIEMGSIKVEAIFTPGHTNCHMTYGVNGTHLLTGDALFIRGCGRTDFQSGDPGQLYDSINQRLFTYPDETLIYPGHDYRGQTVSTVGEEKQFNPRLAGRDRNSFIELMNSLNLPDPQKIMEAVPANQQCGKVPALS, from the coding sequence ATGCTGTTCCGTCAACTCTTTGACCCAGAAACCAGTACCTATACTTATCTGATCGCAGATTTGGAGACGAAAGAAGCGATCTTAGTCGATCCCGTGTTGGAACAAGTGGATCGGGATTTGCAATTGATTCAGGAGTTGGGGTTAACCCTGCGTTATTGCTTGGAAACCCATATCCACGCCGATCATATTACTGGAACCGGGAAATTGCGCGATTTAACGGGATGTCAGGGGATTGTTCCAGAACAGGCCGTTGCGGCCTGTGCCAACCGTCATATCAAAGATGGGGAGGTGATTGAAATGGGGTCTATTAAAGTCGAGGCCATTTTCACCCCTGGCCATACGAATTGTCACATGACCTATGGCGTAAATGGCACCCATTTATTAACTGGGGATGCCTTGTTTATTCGGGGATGTGGTCGTACCGACTTCCAAAGCGGAGATCCCGGTCAACTGTACGATTCCATCAACCAGCGCCTGTTTACTTACCCTGACGAAACCCTGATTTATCCGGGTCATGACTACCGAGGACAAACGGTTTCAACGGTTGGGGAGGAGAAACAATTTAATCCTCGTTTAGCAGGGCGCGATCGCAACTCTTTCATTGAACTGATGAATAGTTTAAATCTTCCCGACCCCCAGAAGATTATGGAAGCGGTGCCGGCCAATCAACAATGTGGCAAAGTTCCCGCTTTATCCTAG
- a CDS encoding ArsR/SmtB family transcription factor → MLTTQVSPEALNRIAEYFKVLSEVSRLHILCSLKSGAKNVTEIIEVTGLGQANVSKHLKILTQVGIVKRQPQGVSVYYEITDVSVFKLCEIVCDRLSVNLEQQSQHLEHLDAFKRL, encoded by the coding sequence ATGCTGACAACACAGGTTTCGCCAGAAGCACTTAACCGGATTGCCGAATACTTCAAGGTTTTGTCTGAAGTGAGTCGTTTGCACATCCTTTGTAGTTTGAAGTCTGGCGCAAAGAACGTAACGGAGATTATTGAAGTCACAGGACTCGGACAAGCCAATGTGTCCAAACACCTAAAAATTCTGACTCAGGTCGGTATTGTCAAGCGCCAACCTCAAGGGGTAAGTGTTTATTACGAGATCACCGATGTGAGTGTTTTCAAGTTGTGCGAGATTGTATGCGATCGCCTTTCCGTAAATTTAGAACAGCAATCCCAGCATCTCGAACATTTAGATGCCTTCAAGCGGTTGTAA
- a CDS encoding cation-transporting P-type ATPase — MPPKLTNHPYHAVSDQGVIESFNTNLEKGLTAEETARRYEEYGPNELEFQPGKPAWLRFLLQFNQPLLYILLIAGLVKALLNSWTDATVIWGVTLINAIIGFVQEAKAEGAIASLAKAVTTEAIVIRDGQNYPVPSQELVPGDIVLIASGDKVPADLRLLSVRSLQVDESALTGESVPVEKATDTLAEDTPLAERHNMAYAGSFVTFGQGRGVVVATANQTEVGKISQSLQKQVNLSTPLTRKFAKFSHTLLYVILGLASLTFAVGLGQGESWVHMFDAAVALAVSAIPEGLPAVVTITLAIGVNRMAARNAIIRKLPAVETLGSATVICSDKTGTLTENQMTVQRIYAGGEKYKVTGGGYSPKGDILLATDDPAHQTIGLDNHPVLDECLKAGLLCNDSRLEQEGNDWSVIGDPTEGALITAAKKMGYSKSGLMGLMPRLDSIPFESEYQYMATLHDHSPRVIYVKGSVEALLPRCSQTLNARGKTVPLDPQPIEQEVETMAAQGLRVLAFARKIVPNQTHSVDHGDLESGLEFLGLQGMIDPPRPEAIASVHACHSAGIQVKMITGDHITTAKAIAERMGLGKSGPVVAFEGRELGKMEDHQLTQAVEDGVVFARVAPAQKLQLVEALQSKGEVVAMTGDGVNDAPALKQADIGIAMGKAGTDVAREASAMLLTDDNFASISAAVEEGRTVYQNLQKAIAFLLPVNGGESMTILISAVLARDLPILSLQVLWLNMINSVTMTVPLAFEPKSLGVMQQPPLNPKAPLLSGKLLQRIGLISLFNWILIFGIFEWARSTTGDIAIGRTMAIQALVLARIVYLLSISQLGVAIVRRLRKLPSPESNSSAIFFGVGSAVLLQVIFSQWGVMNDLFETAPLSLNQWLICALPAIPMIPVALLANVLDRRQ; from the coding sequence ATGCCACCTAAACTTACAAATCACCCCTATCATGCTGTCTCAGATCAAGGAGTGATTGAATCATTTAACACCAATCTAGAAAAGGGGCTAACTGCCGAAGAAACGGCACGACGCTATGAAGAATATGGCCCCAATGAACTGGAGTTTCAACCCGGTAAACCGGCTTGGTTGCGGTTTCTCTTACAATTTAATCAACCCTTGCTTTATATCCTCCTCATTGCGGGGTTGGTAAAAGCCTTGTTAAACTCTTGGACTGATGCAACGGTGATCTGGGGGGTGACGTTAATCAACGCCATTATCGGCTTTGTCCAAGAAGCCAAGGCTGAAGGTGCGATCGCCTCCCTCGCCAAAGCCGTCACCACAGAAGCCATCGTCATCCGTGACGGGCAAAACTATCCTGTGCCGTCTCAAGAATTAGTCCCCGGGGATATTGTCCTCATCGCCTCTGGAGATAAAGTCCCCGCCGACTTACGACTCCTCAGCGTGCGGAGTTTACAAGTCGATGAGTCCGCCCTCACCGGGGAATCCGTCCCCGTAGAAAAAGCCACGGACACCTTAGCCGAAGATACCCCCCTTGCAGAACGCCATAATATGGCCTACGCCGGAAGTTTTGTCACCTTTGGACAAGGGCGAGGGGTTGTTGTGGCCACAGCCAATCAAACGGAAGTCGGTAAAATTTCCCAATCCTTACAAAAACAGGTCAATCTCAGCACCCCCTTAACGCGCAAGTTTGCGAAATTTAGCCACACCCTCCTCTACGTCATCCTCGGTTTAGCCAGTTTGACCTTTGCCGTCGGTTTAGGACAAGGGGAATCCTGGGTGCATATGTTTGACGCGGCCGTTGCTTTGGCCGTTAGTGCCATCCCCGAAGGACTCCCGGCCGTTGTCACCATTACCCTCGCCATTGGGGTAAATCGGATGGCGGCGCGCAATGCCATTATCCGCAAACTGCCAGCCGTGGAAACCTTGGGCAGTGCGACGGTCATTTGTTCTGACAAAACCGGAACCCTGACCGAAAACCAGATGACCGTACAACGGATTTATGCCGGGGGAGAAAAGTATAAAGTGACCGGAGGGGGTTACAGTCCCAAGGGGGATATTTTACTGGCCACCGATGACCCCGCCCATCAAACCATTGGTCTTGATAATCACCCGGTCTTAGATGAATGTCTCAAGGCCGGTTTATTGTGTAATGATTCCCGTTTAGAACAAGAGGGGAATGATTGGTCGGTGATTGGAGATCCCACCGAAGGGGCGCTGATTACGGCCGCCAAAAAGATGGGCTATAGTAAATCGGGGTTAATGGGATTGATGCCGCGCTTGGATAGTATTCCCTTTGAGTCGGAATACCAGTATATGGCCACGCTTCATGATCACTCCCCTCGGGTGATCTATGTGAAAGGGTCGGTGGAAGCCTTACTGCCTCGTTGTTCTCAGACCTTGAATGCCCGAGGGAAAACCGTTCCCCTTGACCCCCAACCTATTGAACAAGAAGTAGAAACAATGGCCGCCCAAGGGTTGCGGGTGTTGGCTTTTGCCCGGAAAATTGTCCCCAATCAAACCCACTCGGTAGATCATGGGGATTTAGAATCAGGGTTAGAGTTTCTGGGGCTACAGGGGATGATTGACCCTCCGCGTCCAGAAGCGATCGCCTCGGTTCATGCTTGTCACTCGGCCGGAATTCAGGTCAAGATGATTACTGGGGATCACATCACCACCGCTAAGGCTATTGCAGAACGGATGGGATTAGGTAAATCCGGGCCAGTAGTAGCCTTTGAAGGGCGAGAGTTGGGCAAAATGGAAGACCATCAACTGACCCAAGCGGTGGAGGATGGGGTCGTTTTTGCCCGCGTCGCCCCAGCCCAAAAATTGCAACTGGTGGAAGCGTTGCAAAGTAAGGGCGAAGTGGTGGCCATGACGGGGGATGGGGTGAATGATGCCCCGGCCTTGAAACAGGCTGACATTGGGATTGCGATGGGCAAAGCGGGAACGGATGTGGCGCGGGAAGCTTCGGCCATGTTACTCACCGATGATAATTTTGCCTCCATCTCGGCGGCTGTGGAAGAAGGACGCACGGTGTACCAGAATTTACAAAAGGCGATCGCCTTCCTCCTCCCGGTTAATGGGGGGGAGTCGATGACGATTCTGATTAGTGCGGTTTTGGCGCGAGATTTGCCCATTCTCTCTCTACAGGTTCTCTGGCTGAATATGATTAATTCAGTCACCATGACGGTTCCCTTGGCTTTTGAACCGAAATCATTAGGGGTTATGCAGCAGCCCCCCTTGAATCCTAAAGCCCCCCTGCTTTCCGGGAAACTCTTACAACGGATTGGCTTAATTTCCCTGTTTAACTGGATTCTGATTTTCGGGATTTTCGAGTGGGCCAGATCCACGACGGGAGACATTGCGATTGGGCGCACGATGGCGATTCAAGCCCTAGTTTTGGCGCGGATTGTCTATTTACTCAGTATCAGTCAGTTAGGGGTGGCAATTGTCCGCCGTCTGCGTAAGTTACCTAGTCCTGAGTCGAATTCTTCGGCCATTTTCTTTGGGGTCGGTAGTGCGGTGCTTTTACAGGTTATCTTCAGTCAATGGGGTGTGATGAATGATTTATTTGAAACGGCTCCCCTTTCTCTGAATCAATGGCTGATTTGTGCATTACCTGCTATTCCCATGATTCCGGTGGCTTTGTTGGCGAATGTCTTAGATCGTCGTCAGTAG
- the rnc gene encoding ribonuclease III: MVQELPPIQDQKLFKQALTHRSYINEHPHTGQHNERLEFLGDAVLGFIVGEFLYHKYPHFDEAQLTRLRANLVNEQQFAYFARLLDAGQKMRLGRGAEQEGGRDNPALLCDVFEALIGAYFCEAGIEAVKRYVEPFLLLGLDKITQSSPKNPSPKFIDPKNQFQQWALAKHGENPEYLLREEFGPDHAKEFIIEVRVAGKVYGVGQGRKKQAAEKQAAEKALKQLGV; encoded by the coding sequence ATGGTGCAAGAACTTCCTCCTATTCAAGATCAAAAATTATTCAAACAAGCCTTAACCCATCGTTCTTATATTAATGAACATCCTCACACAGGACAACATAATGAACGACTCGAATTTTTGGGAGATGCGGTTTTAGGCTTTATAGTCGGTGAATTCTTGTATCATAAGTATCCGCATTTCGATGAAGCTCAACTCACTCGTTTACGCGCCAATTTAGTGAACGAACAACAGTTTGCCTATTTCGCTCGTCTTTTGGACGCTGGCCAGAAGATGCGCCTAGGACGAGGGGCGGAACAGGAAGGGGGTAGAGATAATCCCGCCCTACTCTGTGATGTTTTTGAAGCTCTGATTGGGGCGTATTTTTGCGAGGCGGGAATTGAAGCGGTGAAACGTTATGTTGAGCCTTTTTTACTATTAGGACTCGATAAAATTACTCAGTCCTCTCCCAAAAACCCAAGCCCCAAATTTATCGATCCTAAAAATCAGTTTCAACAGTGGGCGTTAGCGAAACATGGGGAAAACCCAGAATATCTGCTACGGGAGGAGTTCGGCCCTGATCATGCGAAGGAGTTTATCATTGAGGTGCGTGTAGCCGGGAAGGTCTACGGTGTGGGGCAAGGCCGCAAAAAACAAGCCGCCGAGAAGCAAGCGGCAGAAAAAGCTTTAAAACAATTAGGGGTATAG